A region from the Methylovorus glucosotrophus genome encodes:
- the flgB gene encoding flagellar basal body rod protein FlgB has protein sequence MNRLDAALAFQQSALRVRAQRQELIAANIANADTPNYKARDINFNDALNNALSGNDTPGSGLDVSKTSSAHLSGDPTSVDYVPTGKPGEPMFRPLIQGSVDGNTVDMDVERNQFTDNAIRYEASLNMINGQIKKLLSAIQGQ, from the coding sequence ATGAACAGACTAGATGCAGCACTGGCATTTCAGCAGTCCGCTCTTCGCGTGCGTGCGCAAAGGCAGGAGCTTATTGCCGCCAATATCGCCAATGCCGATACCCCGAACTACAAGGCGCGCGACATCAATTTCAATGATGCGCTCAATAATGCCCTGAGCGGTAACGACACCCCCGGCTCTGGCCTCGACGTCAGCAAAACATCCAGCGCCCACCTCAGTGGTGATCCCACCAGTGTCGACTACGTGCCGACCGGCAAGCCGGGCGAGCCCATGTTCCGCCCCCTTATCCAGGGTAGCGTGGATGGCAATACCGTCGACATGGATGTGGAGCGCAACCAGTTTACCGACAATGCCATCCGTTACGAAGCCAGCCTCAACATGATCAACGGCCAGATCAAGAAGCTGCTGTCGGCGATTCAGGGCCAATAG
- a CDS encoding RNA polymerase sigma factor FliA, with the protein MYTATGKPNQKDSLLHQHATLVKKLAYQLKAKLPPSVELDDLVQAGMMGLLDAINRYEDTHGAQFETYAAQRIRGAMIDELRNADWLPRSIRKNMRDVEGAINQLEQVLGRPPTEGEVAKQLKMSLDDYYDMLGECSGHQLLYYEDFHESEGGDHFLDRFLQDDSGNPIKGLLDSNFRETLIEAIENLPEREQILMGLYYEQELNLKEIGAVMNVSESRVCQLHSQAIARLRAYMKEQLWTGAA; encoded by the coding sequence ATGTATACGGCCACGGGAAAACCCAATCAGAAAGATAGCCTGCTGCACCAGCATGCCACGCTGGTGAAGAAGCTGGCCTATCAGCTGAAGGCGAAGCTGCCGCCCAGCGTGGAGCTGGACGACCTGGTGCAGGCCGGCATGATGGGCCTGCTGGATGCGATCAATCGTTATGAAGATACGCATGGCGCCCAGTTTGAAACCTACGCAGCCCAGCGCATACGCGGCGCCATGATAGATGAGCTGCGCAATGCCGACTGGCTGCCGCGCAGCATCCGCAAGAACATGCGCGATGTGGAAGGTGCCATCAACCAGCTGGAACAAGTGCTGGGACGGCCACCGACCGAAGGCGAAGTCGCCAAGCAACTCAAGATGTCGCTGGATGATTACTACGACATGCTGGGCGAATGCAGCGGCCACCAGTTGCTCTACTACGAAGATTTTCATGAATCCGAAGGCGGCGACCACTTTCTGGACCGCTTTCTGCAGGATGACTCAGGCAACCCGATCAAAGGCCTGCTCGACAGCAATTTCCGGGAAACCCTGATTGAAGCAATTGAAAACCTGCCCGAGCGCGAACAGATTTTAATGGGTCTGTACTACGAACAAGAACTTAACCTCAAAGAAATTGGCGCCGTGATGAATGTCTCAGAATCACGGGTCTGCCAGTTGCATAGTCAAGCCATTGCTCGATTACGCGCTTACATGAAAGAGCAATTATGGACTGGGGCAGCCTAG
- a CDS encoding flagellar hook assembly protein FlgD gives MTTISNDLLTTMNTRKSGSGSTAADAQDRFMTLLITQMKSQDPLNPMDNAQVTSQLAQLSTVTGIDKLNSTMESMISNVQSSQTYQASNMIGRYVLTKGDSLTLTESKSYLGINLPVGADKVTVTIKDSAGNQMRQLTLGKQEAGVLPLSWDGYKDDGSKAADGNYKFEVTATTANTSVTATPLSYDQVMSVSNSSSGIKLNLGKLDSIGIDDVVEVF, from the coding sequence ATGACCACCATTTCCAATGACCTGCTGACCACGATGAACACGCGCAAATCCGGCTCGGGCTCCACAGCCGCCGATGCGCAGGACCGGTTCATGACCCTGCTCATCACCCAGATGAAAAGCCAGGACCCGCTCAACCCGATGGACAACGCGCAGGTGACCAGTCAGCTGGCCCAGCTTTCCACGGTTACCGGTATCGACAAGCTGAACAGCACCATGGAATCCATGATCAGCAATGTGCAGTCCAGCCAGACCTACCAGGCATCCAATATGATAGGCCGCTATGTGCTGACCAAGGGCGACAGCCTGACCCTCACCGAGAGCAAATCCTATCTGGGCATCAACCTGCCGGTAGGCGCCGACAAGGTCACCGTCACCATCAAGGATTCTGCCGGCAATCAGATGCGCCAACTGACCCTGGGCAAGCAGGAAGCAGGCGTATTGCCACTGAGCTGGGATGGTTACAAGGATGACGGTTCCAAGGCAGCAGACGGCAATTACAAGTTCGAAGTCACCGCCACCACCGCCAATACCAGCGTCACCGCCACGCCGTTGTCTTACGATCAGGTCATGAGCGTATCCAACAGCAGCAGTGGCATCAAACTCAACCTGGGCAAACTCGACTCCATCGGTATTGATGATGTCGTGGAAGTCTTTTAG
- a CDS encoding MgtC/SapB family protein — translation MDSLLHEVINTIMAEFSDLPNGAEVTRVVLRLGIAAMLGGLLGYEREFRGKAAGMRTHMLVALGAAMFVLVPIQAGLTDAEISRVVQGVIAGVGFLCAGTIIKHGHDGEVHGLTTAAGLWMTAAIGVAAGLGRESTAILSAILAYAILHIVPKLAHQYHQAQEGSKQDSEGQ, via the coding sequence ATGGATAGCCTGCTGCACGAAGTCATAAACACCATCATGGCCGAGTTTTCCGACCTGCCCAACGGGGCCGAGGTCACGCGCGTGGTTCTGCGTCTGGGCATCGCCGCGATGCTGGGCGGGCTTTTGGGCTATGAGCGTGAATTCCGCGGCAAGGCCGCCGGCATGCGCACGCACATGCTGGTAGCGCTGGGCGCAGCGATGTTTGTGCTGGTGCCAATACAGGCCGGTCTCACCGACGCTGAAATCAGCCGCGTGGTTCAAGGGGTGATTGCCGGGGTGGGTTTCCTGTGCGCAGGCACCATCATCAAACATGGACACGATGGCGAAGTGCATGGCCTCACCACCGCCGCCGGCTTGTGGATGACGGCCGCCATCGGCGTTGCCGCTGGCCTGGGCCGCGAGTCCACCGCCATCCTGAGCGCGATTCTGGCGTATGCCATCCTGCATATCGTGCCCAAGCTTGCCCACCAGTATCACCAGGCGCAAGAAGGCAGCAAGCAAGACAGCGAGGGTCAGTAA
- a CDS encoding flagella synthesis protein FlgN, with the protein MSTSISFEQDSQLVNQLIVLLSREQASLVRANMDEIEQILDEKAHLLSELGSTVQKRHDALVKLGFEGSEKGMADWLVAQKTAAVQQSWMQFHKMLVQAQEMNRVNGVLINKHFSRNEQFLNALHAHHSPGQMYGANGQATTQSYLRSGLQA; encoded by the coding sequence ATGAGCACAAGCATCTCGTTCGAGCAGGATAGCCAACTGGTCAATCAATTGATCGTTTTATTATCCCGTGAACAAGCCAGCCTGGTGAGAGCCAATATGGACGAGATCGAGCAGATTCTTGATGAGAAGGCGCATCTGCTCAGCGAGCTTGGTAGCACGGTACAAAAGCGTCACGACGCCCTGGTGAAACTGGGCTTCGAAGGCAGCGAAAAAGGCATGGCAGATTGGCTGGTAGCCCAGAAAACTGCGGCTGTGCAGCAATCGTGGATGCAGTTTCACAAAATGCTGGTGCAAGCCCAGGAAATGAACCGTGTGAATGGCGTGCTGATCAACAAGCACTTCAGTCGTAATGAACAGTTTCTCAATGCGCTGCATGCGCATCACTCACCTGGCCAGATGTATGGTGCCAACGGCCAGGCCACGACGCAAAGTTATCTGCGGAGTGGATTACAGGCCTAG
- the flgM gene encoding flagellar biosynthesis anti-sigma factor FlgM yields the protein MKINDSIQKTTGLVTEKIESGTAKKTPAAAVGGATATESVTLSPLSSQLQSLEARIATQTVYDTDKVDAIKTAITNGQFQVDSGKVADGLIETVKDLLTSAKS from the coding sequence ATGAAGATCAATGACTCCATCCAGAAAACCACTGGGTTGGTGACCGAGAAGATCGAATCCGGCACCGCAAAGAAAACACCGGCAGCGGCAGTGGGTGGCGCAACCGCCACCGAAAGCGTCACGCTTTCACCACTGTCCTCGCAATTGCAATCCCTGGAAGCACGGATTGCGACGCAGACGGTATATGACACAGATAAGGTAGACGCCATCAAGACGGCGATTACCAACGGCCAATTCCAGGTCGATTCCGGCAAGGTTGCCGATGGCCTGATTGAAACCGTTAAGGATTTATTAACTTCAGCCAAATCGTGA
- the flgA gene encoding flagellar basal body P-ring formation chaperone FlgA: protein MASHSIVKQFLAFCTGILLLAGSALSHAEAMPNTDQTQNLTSIRKKVEEFLTVQTAGYPGRVTVTAGAIDNNLKLAKCPALEVFMPQGSRAWGKTNVGVRCNAPAWTIYMQATVNVVGQYLVAAAPLAQGRVVDSGDLLFESGDLAQLPPGIFTDPEQAIGRIVNISMNAGTVLRQEMLKASPVVQQGQTVTLITRGKGFSISAEGHALNNATDGQLVRVKVANGQVVSGIARNGGKIEVSF, encoded by the coding sequence ATGGCAAGTCATTCTATCGTAAAGCAATTTTTGGCATTCTGCACAGGAATATTGCTCCTGGCTGGCAGTGCGCTTTCCCACGCTGAAGCGATGCCGAATACTGACCAGACGCAGAACCTGACCTCCATCCGCAAAAAGGTCGAAGAATTCCTGACCGTGCAGACCGCCGGTTATCCCGGTCGTGTCACCGTCACTGCCGGTGCCATAGACAATAATCTCAAGCTCGCCAAATGCCCGGCGCTGGAAGTGTTCATGCCGCAGGGTAGCCGTGCCTGGGGCAAGACCAATGTCGGTGTGCGCTGCAATGCGCCCGCCTGGACCATCTACATGCAGGCCACAGTGAATGTGGTGGGGCAGTATCTGGTGGCGGCCGCGCCGCTGGCCCAGGGCCGGGTGGTGGATAGCGGTGACCTGCTATTTGAAAGTGGCGATCTCGCCCAGCTGCCTCCCGGTATCTTTACCGATCCCGAGCAAGCCATTGGCCGCATCGTTAATATTTCCATGAATGCCGGTACCGTGCTGCGCCAGGAGATGCTGAAAGCGTCACCTGTCGTACAGCAAGGTCAAACGGTGACGCTGATTACGCGAGGCAAGGGTTTCAGTATCAGCGCCGAAGGCCACGCACTCAATAATGCTACCGATGGCCAGCTGGTGAGGGTCAAGGTCGCCAATGGGCAGGTAGTAAGCGGGATTGCCCGCAATGGTGGAAAAATTGAAGTCAGTTTTTAA
- the flgF gene encoding flagellar basal-body rod protein FlgF, with translation MDRMIYTAMSGAKHILEQQATTAHNLANATSTGFKAQVDSFRAVPIVSDGLPTRAFVIDTTVATDFTPGTIIGTSRDLDIAIQGRGWIAVQRLDGREAYTRNGSLKVNENGILQTADGLTVLGDGGPITIPPDERIAIGRDGTVSTVSRVTVPSPTNIVGRIKLVNPDESTLVRGTDGLFSTQNGQPAQADANIQVASGALEGSNVNVVDAMVNMISLARQFETQMKLLENAENNANKASQLFSLG, from the coding sequence ATGGACCGCATGATTTACACCGCGATGTCAGGCGCCAAGCATATTCTGGAGCAGCAAGCGACCACGGCGCACAATCTGGCCAATGCCACCTCTACCGGCTTCAAGGCCCAGGTGGATTCTTTCCGCGCTGTGCCTATCGTCAGCGATGGCCTGCCAACCCGGGCTTTCGTCATTGACACCACCGTGGCTACCGATTTCACGCCCGGCACCATTATCGGCACCTCGCGCGATCTGGATATCGCCATTCAGGGCCGGGGCTGGATTGCGGTGCAACGGCTGGATGGTAGGGAGGCTTACACCCGCAATGGCTCGCTCAAGGTCAATGAAAACGGCATTTTGCAGACGGCAGACGGCCTGACCGTGCTGGGCGATGGTGGCCCCATCACCATACCGCCCGATGAAAGAATCGCCATCGGCAGGGATGGCACGGTATCCACCGTGTCGCGCGTGACCGTACCCAGCCCGACCAATATTGTCGGCCGCATCAAGCTGGTGAATCCGGACGAAAGCACGCTGGTGCGTGGCACGGATGGCTTGTTCAGCACGCAGAATGGCCAGCCAGCACAGGCTGATGCCAATATCCAGGTCGCCAGCGGCGCGCTGGAAGGCAGCAATGTCAATGTGGTGGATGCCATGGTCAACATGATCAGCCTGGCCCGCCAGTTCGAAACGCAGATGAAACTGCTGGAGAACGCCGAGAATAACGCCAATAAAGCCAGTCAACTCTTCAGTTTGGGTTGA
- the flgE gene encoding flagellar hook protein FlgE gives MSFQQGLSGLNAASKSLDVIGNNVANANTVGFKQSRAEFADVYANALNGSGTGSAGIGVKVADIQRQFTQGNITNTENPLDIAINGNGFFRLSNSGAITYSRNGQFQLDKAGYIVTSSGEHLTGYVADSNGALQTGALTDIKINSADLAPQASTKVSDVFNLDSRSAVLPIASFDPADPTTYTQVVPISVYDSQGNPHTLQSYLIKTAANTWDVRTTVDGGTTAVGSSQLTFDTNGLLTGTTTQTVTLAPPTVPAAQSITVDFASSTQFGSDYSLNSQVQDGYASGRLSSFSTAADGTIIGRYTNGQAKALAQVVLAKFANPNGLAALGNNQFAETSDAGVPVIGKAGTGGLGVLQSSATEDSNVDLTAELVNMITAQRYYQANAQTIKTQDQVLQTLVNLR, from the coding sequence ATGAGTTTTCAACAAGGGTTAAGCGGCCTCAATGCCGCATCCAAGAGTCTGGACGTCATTGGCAATAACGTTGCCAACGCCAACACAGTCGGGTTCAAGCAATCGCGCGCCGAGTTTGCTGATGTGTACGCCAACGCACTGAACGGTTCTGGCACCGGCTCCGCCGGTATCGGCGTGAAAGTCGCCGACATCCAGCGCCAGTTCACCCAGGGCAATATCACCAACACCGAAAATCCGCTGGACATCGCCATCAATGGCAACGGCTTCTTTCGCCTCAGCAATAGCGGCGCCATTACCTATAGCCGCAATGGTCAGTTCCAGCTCGACAAGGCAGGCTATATCGTCACCTCCAGCGGCGAGCATCTGACTGGCTATGTGGCAGACAGCAATGGCGCCCTGCAGACCGGCGCCCTGACCGACATCAAGATCAACTCGGCCGACCTGGCACCTCAGGCTTCCACCAAGGTAAGTGACGTATTCAACCTGGACTCGCGTAGCGCCGTGCTGCCGATCGCCTCGTTCGATCCAGCCGACCCCACCACCTACACCCAGGTGGTGCCGATTTCGGTGTATGACAGCCAGGGCAATCCGCATACCTTGCAAAGCTACCTGATCAAAACCGCTGCTAACACCTGGGATGTACGCACCACTGTTGATGGTGGCACTACCGCTGTCGGTTCATCGCAACTAACCTTTGACACCAACGGCCTGTTGACGGGCACCACCACGCAAACCGTGACGCTGGCACCACCTACGGTACCTGCCGCCCAGAGCATTACGGTCGATTTCGCCAGCTCTACCCAGTTCGGTTCCGATTACAGCCTGAACAGCCAGGTGCAGGATGGCTATGCCTCCGGCCGCCTCTCCAGTTTCAGCACCGCGGCTGACGGCACCATCATCGGCCGCTACACCAACGGCCAGGCCAAGGCCCTGGCCCAGGTGGTACTGGCGAAGTTTGCCAACCCCAACGGCCTCGCTGCCCTGGGTAACAACCAGTTTGCCGAAACTTCAGACGCTGGCGTACCGGTGATCGGCAAAGCCGGCACCGGCGGCCTGGGTGTGTTGCAATCCTCGGCCACCGAAGATTCCAACGTCGACCTGACGGCTGAGCTGGTGAACATGATTACCGCACAGCGCTACTATCAGGCCAACGCGCAGACCATCAAGACGCAGGATCAGGTCTTGCAGACCCTGGTCAACCTGCGTTAA
- the motD gene encoding flagellar motor protein MotD: MRRRQVEEDEDNKERWMVSYADFITLLFAFFVVMYAISSVNQGKYEQLTSSLGTAFTGENTPQLNNPPDGNNEHANIKGLYGQPSFIRPLELARRNDKQRREREAMTAMANNLANHLAPMVLEGKIKVMQNNRGVRVDIHDSLLFAPGASELQPIASGPLNEIAQALKANNHAIQVEGHTDNVPIHNDKFYSNWELSAMRASSVVRMLQDSGLDEKRLSAVGFGASQPLEDNSTPLGRARNRRVSIMILYDSLMPNQTDVSEITPDKTTVIRPTAPPAPEASNAPEATATPAAAPAPASAKPPAAASSKPAAN; this comes from the coding sequence ATGCGCAGAAGACAGGTAGAGGAAGACGAGGACAACAAGGAACGCTGGATGGTGTCCTATGCTGACTTCATCACCCTGCTGTTTGCGTTTTTTGTGGTCATGTACGCGATCTCCTCGGTCAATCAGGGCAAGTACGAGCAGCTGACATCTTCTCTGGGCACCGCCTTCACCGGCGAAAACACGCCCCAACTCAACAACCCGCCCGATGGCAACAACGAGCATGCCAATATCAAGGGCCTGTATGGGCAGCCATCGTTCATCCGTCCGCTGGAACTCGCCCGCCGCAACGACAAACAACGCCGTGAACGCGAAGCCATGACCGCCATGGCGAACAATCTCGCCAACCACCTGGCCCCCATGGTGCTGGAAGGCAAGATCAAAGTCATGCAGAACAACCGCGGCGTGCGGGTGGATATCCACGACAGCCTGCTGTTTGCGCCCGGCGCCTCCGAGCTGCAACCCATCGCCAGCGGTCCGCTCAACGAAATCGCGCAGGCACTGAAAGCCAATAACCATGCGATTCAGGTGGAAGGCCACACCGACAATGTGCCCATCCATAACGACAAGTTTTACTCCAACTGGGAGCTGTCCGCCATGCGCGCCAGCAGCGTGGTACGCATGCTGCAGGATAGCGGCCTGGATGAGAAACGCCTGAGCGCCGTGGGCTTTGGCGCCTCGCAACCGCTGGAGGACAACAGCACGCCACTGGGCCGGGCGCGCAACCGTCGCGTTTCCATCATGATTCTTTACGACTCGCTGATGCCCAATCAGACCGATGTTTCCGAGATTACCCCTGACAAAACGACGGTCATCCGGCCAACAGCGCCACCCGCACCCGAGGCAAGCAATGCCCCGGAAGCCACCGCTACGCCGGCAGCGGCACCAGCACCGGCGTCAGCCAAACCGCCAGCTGCAGCCAGCAGCAAACCCGCCGCCAACTAG
- a CDS encoding flagellar motor protein — MDWGSLGGILLAIFGILLGQAIEGGKVASLIQPAAFLIVVFGTFGAVLLQSKPANFKLGIMLLRWIVQPPVDDRKELSRRIIGWSHTARRDGLLKLEAQLYNETDPFIKKGLRLLIDGIAADKIREICAIDIYYYESQYRSAAKIWDSAGGYAPTIGILGAVLGLIHVMENLSDPSRLGSGIAVAFVATIYGVGLANIVFLPIGSKLKAYVLQEASRREMLMNAWVSIAQGDHTRVVEERLNSYMR, encoded by the coding sequence ATGGACTGGGGCAGCCTAGGCGGCATCTTACTCGCCATTTTCGGCATTCTGTTGGGGCAAGCTATTGAAGGCGGCAAGGTTGCCTCGCTGATTCAGCCTGCGGCTTTCCTGATTGTGGTTTTTGGCACCTTTGGTGCCGTCCTGCTGCAAAGCAAACCTGCCAATTTCAAGCTGGGTATCATGCTGCTGCGCTGGATCGTGCAACCACCGGTGGATGACCGAAAAGAACTCAGTCGCCGCATCATCGGCTGGAGCCACACCGCCCGCCGCGATGGCCTGCTCAAGCTCGAAGCCCAGCTGTATAACGAAACTGACCCCTTTATCAAAAAAGGCCTGCGCCTGCTGATCGACGGCATCGCCGCTGACAAGATCCGCGAAATCTGCGCCATTGATATCTACTATTACGAAAGCCAGTACCGCAGCGCCGCCAAAATCTGGGATTCCGCCGGCGGCTACGCGCCTACCATTGGCATTCTGGGGGCGGTGCTGGGCCTGATTCATGTGATGGAAAATTTGTCCGACCCCAGCCGTCTGGGCAGTGGCATTGCGGTGGCATTCGTCGCCACGATCTATGGCGTGGGCCTCGCCAATATTGTGTTCCTGCCCATAGGCAGCAAGCTCAAGGCTTACGTATTGCAAGAGGCCAGCCGGCGCGAAATGCTCATGAATGCCTGGGTATCCATCGCCCAAGGCGACCATACGCGCGTGGTGGAAGAGCGCCTCAACAGCTACATGCGCTGA
- a CDS encoding MinD/ParA family ATP-binding protein: MSSFREDQAAGLRRIMSGPRPRIVSVLSAMPGNAQARLIKNLGASIQDDGNNVIIVHATANTGDALTHYKLGNTPSLLEVANQRVPLNKAIKFSEQGYRISRLLPKQGSMQFQQAEGLQLDRIFGKLAQEYDIVLVDTVLNNNALPLQSLNDGEIVIQLTRDPESIKQAYILIKQVCSQLGRRSFGIVVSNASQAQAMLVFENIAQVARRFMQIDLEFMGAIPADEHLSRAEKLGRVVIDAFPMAQASAAFKALARKLDYRQAILAEIQRTSITL, translated from the coding sequence ATGTCTAGTTTCCGCGAAGATCAAGCCGCTGGTCTGCGGCGCATCATGTCCGGCCCCCGGCCCCGTATCGTGTCGGTGTTATCCGCCATGCCGGGCAATGCCCAGGCCAGACTGATCAAGAATCTCGGCGCCTCGATTCAGGATGATGGCAACAATGTCATCATCGTGCACGCCACCGCCAATACCGGCGATGCCCTGACCCATTACAAGCTGGGCAATACCCCCAGCCTGCTGGAAGTTGCCAATCAGCGCGTGCCTTTGAACAAGGCGATAAAGTTTTCCGAGCAGGGTTATCGCATCAGCCGTCTCTTGCCCAAGCAGGGCAGCATGCAGTTCCAGCAGGCAGAAGGCCTGCAGCTGGACCGTATCTTCGGCAAGCTGGCGCAGGAATATGACATCGTGTTGGTCGATACTGTTTTAAATAATAACGCTCTGCCATTACAATCGCTCAACGATGGCGAAATTGTGATTCAACTCACGCGCGATCCGGAGTCGATCAAGCAGGCCTATATCCTCATCAAGCAGGTATGCAGCCAGCTGGGGCGACGTTCTTTCGGTATTGTGGTGAGCAACGCCAGCCAGGCCCAGGCCATGCTGGTGTTTGAGAACATTGCACAGGTAGCACGCCGCTTCATGCAGATAGACCTGGAGTTCATGGGGGCGATCCCGGCGGATGAGCACCTGAGCCGGGCAGAAAAACTGGGGCGCGTAGTCATTGATGCATTTCCAATGGCACAAGCCTCGGCTGCCTTCAAGGCACTGGCGCGCAAGCTGGACTACCGGCAGGCGATACTGGCAGAGATTCAGCGCACTTCGATCACGCTGTAA
- the flgC gene encoding flagellar basal body rod protein FlgC, producing MSLFNVFNVSGSAMSAQSQRLNAVASNLANADSATSANGQPYKAKQVVFSATPTNNAAVSGVKVQQVIEDPSPPKVVYDPKHPAANAQGYVTMPNVNVTEEMVNMISASRAYQNNVETMNAAKTMLLKTLTIGQ from the coding sequence ATGTCTCTGTTCAATGTATTCAATGTGTCCGGCTCAGCCATGAGCGCCCAGTCGCAGCGGCTTAATGCCGTCGCCAGCAATCTGGCCAACGCCGATAGCGCCACCAGTGCCAATGGTCAGCCGTACAAGGCCAAGCAGGTGGTGTTCAGCGCCACCCCCACCAACAACGCCGCTGTCAGCGGGGTCAAGGTGCAACAGGTGATTGAAGACCCGTCTCCACCCAAGGTGGTGTACGACCCCAAGCACCCGGCAGCCAATGCGCAAGGCTATGTCACCATGCCCAACGTGAATGTGACCGAAGAAATGGTCAACATGATCTCGGCCTCGCGTGCCTACCAGAATAACGTGGAAACCATGAATGCCGCCAAGACCATGTTGTTAAAAACACTGACCATCGGACAATAA
- a CDS encoding Gfo/Idh/MocA family protein — MSSSSRLRWGILGAARVNERLLPAIVAAPNAELVAIASRRPDAAAETLKKYAPGTPGISLYHNLEALLQDERVEAVYLPMANDEHAEWALKALAAGKHVLIEKPMALKVEDINAIEAAAQAKNLKVMEGFMYRFHPQHQRVQEIVASGVLGEIRYAHASFSFLMRPARLYRLAKDTANGGGAMWDVGPYAIHTLRHCFGSEPLAVSAMAKYAESGADISASGILDFGDGKRGHFDVSFECSRQSEYRIVGNKGSLICHTVWQLPGTSDVPLISWWTDDGQKHVETYAPSNHFNLEIAHFSDCVLNDKTPLLSLQDARANCRAIVATLEAAASGRSVSLASK; from the coding sequence ATGAGCTCAAGTTCTCGCCTGCGCTGGGGCATTCTGGGTGCTGCCAGAGTCAATGAACGCCTGTTGCCTGCCATCGTGGCAGCGCCCAATGCCGAACTGGTTGCGATTGCCAGCCGCCGTCCCGATGCCGCGGCCGAAACCCTGAAAAAATACGCGCCCGGCACGCCCGGTATCTCGCTTTACCATAACCTGGAAGCACTGCTGCAGGATGAACGTGTGGAAGCCGTCTACCTGCCCATGGCCAATGACGAGCACGCCGAATGGGCGCTGAAGGCACTGGCCGCAGGCAAGCATGTGCTGATCGAAAAGCCCATGGCACTCAAGGTAGAGGACATCAACGCCATTGAAGCCGCTGCCCAGGCAAAAAACCTCAAGGTGATGGAAGGCTTTATGTATCGCTTTCACCCGCAGCACCAGCGCGTGCAAGAGATTGTGGCCTCGGGGGTATTGGGCGAAATCCGCTATGCGCACGCCAGCTTTTCATTCCTGATGCGCCCTGCCCGGCTTTATCGCCTGGCAAAAGACACCGCCAATGGCGGCGGTGCCATGTGGGATGTGGGCCCTTATGCCATCCATACCCTGCGCCACTGCTTTGGCAGCGAGCCCCTCGCCGTATCGGCCATGGCCAAATACGCCGAAAGCGGCGCCGATATTTCTGCCAGCGGCATCCTCGACTTTGGCGATGGCAAACGCGGGCATTTTGATGTGAGCTTTGAATGCAGTCGCCAGTCCGAATACCGTATTGTCGGCAACAAAGGCTCGCTGATCTGCCATACCGTGTGGCAACTGCCAGGCACCAGCGATGTGCCATTGATCAGCTGGTGGACCGATGACGGTCAAAAACACGTCGAAACCTACGCGCCCAGCAACCACTTCAATCTGGAAATCGCCCATTTCAGCGACTGTGTGCTCAACGATAAAACCCCACTACTGAGCCTGCAGGATGCCAGGGCCAATTGCCGCGCGATTGTCGCGACGCTGGAAGCCGCCGCCAGCGGGCGTAGCGTCAGCCTGGCTAGCAAGTAA